In Centroberyx gerrardi isolate f3 chromosome 20, fCenGer3.hap1.cur.20231027, whole genome shotgun sequence, a genomic segment contains:
- the adoa gene encoding 2-aminoethanethiol (cysteamine) dioxygenase a gives MPRDNKTPLIQKIARQAYDTFKGMNASANGDNKGFSDKQSELIALVTAVRAGDLKIAPRKTKPGSGAAELQSPPVTYMHICETDAFSMGVFLLRPGASIPLHDHPGMNGMLKVLYGKVSIRCFDKLEDNLTVTAASPRFEPPLAPFQTGSLRRAVLRAVGEYSEDSGPCLLTPLRDNLHQIDAVEGPAAFLDILAPPYDPDDGRDCHYYKILQIAMEGGVDVKGNQEGEGEEKEKDEETWLLEIPQPEDFSCGGEPYPGPAVSI, from the exons ATGCCGCGGGACAACAAAACTCCTCTTATCCAGAAGATAGCTAGACAAGCCTATGACACGTTTAAAGGCATGAACGCCTCTGCCAACGGAGATAATAAAGGCTTTTCGGACAAACAGAGTGAACTCATCGCGTTAGTGACCGCGGTCAGGGCTGGCGACCTGAAAATTGCTCCCCGGAAAACGAAGCCGGGCTCCGGGGCGGCGGAGCTCCAGAGCCCCCCGGTCACCTACATGCACATCTGCGAGACGGACGCGTTCAGCATGGGGGTTTTCCTGCTGAGACCCGGTGCCTCCATCCCGCTGCACGACCACCCGGGCATGAACGGGATGCTGAAG GTGCTGTACGGCAAGGTGAGCATCCGGTGTTTCGACAAGCTGGAGGATAACCTGACCGTCACCGCCGCCTCACCCCGCTTCGAGCCTCCTCTGGCCCCGTTCCAGACCGGCTCCCTGCGGCGCGCGGTGCTCCGCGCGGTCGGCGAGTACTCGGAGGACAGCGGGCCGTGCCTCCTCACACCACTGCGGGATAACCTCCACCAGATCGACGCGGTGGAAGGGCCGGCCGCTTTCCTGGATATCCTGGCACCGCCGTACGACCCGGACGACGGGCGGGATTGTCACTATTACAAAATCCTGCAGATAGCAATGGAGGGGGGAGTGGATGTCAAAGGCAaccaggagggagagggagaggagaaggagaaagatgaggagacGTGGCTGCTAGAAATCCCCCAGCCGGAGGACTTCTCGTGTGGCGGGGAACCCTACCCAGGCCCTGCAGTTTCTATCTGA
- the egr2b gene encoding early growth response protein 2b — translation MTAKTLEKVPVSLGGFLHPVAETVYSVDDIATGLPTSVAIFPNTDLGGHYDQMNGAADGLMSADMSVEKRSLDLSSYSSGFSQPPSHRNQTFTYMGKFSIDSQYPGSWNPEGVINIVSAGILGMAPPPPPPPPSSSASSSPVSSGSPHHFSSGALSCTMAAQNQAEIDHHHHLYSPPPPYSTGCGEVYQDPSAFLSTSTCPIASYPPPSYSSPKPPSTSDAQGIFPIIPDYSGFFQPACQRDMQAAGIPDRKPFGPCPLDTFRVPPPLTPLNTIRNFTLGGPGGSGSEGGPPRLPSAYSPQNLPLRPILRPRKYPNRPSKTPIHERPYPCPAEGCDRRFSRSDELTRHIRIHTGHKPFQCRICMRNFSRSDHLTTHIRTHTGEKPFACDFCGRKFARSDERKRHTKIHLRQKERKSSTVSSSSSSSSASSGLERVSGGISAANGICS, via the exons ATGACGGCGAAAACTTTGGAGAAAGTCCCGGTGAGTCTCGGGGGATTCTTGCACCCCGTAGCCGAGACCGTGTACTCGGTGGATGACATCGCCACCGGCTTACCGACCTCCGTTGCTATCTTCCCCAACACCGATCTGGGAGGGCATTACGACCAGATGAACGGAGCAGCAG ATGGCTTGATGAGCGCGGACATGAGCGTGGAGAAGCGCTCGCTGGATCTCTCCTCCTATTCCAGCGGCTTCTCTCAGCCTCCCTCCCACCGCAACCAGACCTTCACCTACATGGGCAAGTTCTCCATCGACTCCCAGTACCCGGGCAGCTGGAACCCCGAGGGAGTCATCAACATCGTCTCGGCGGGCATCTTGGGCATGGCCCcgccgcctccccctcctcctccctcctcctcggcctcctcctccccggTTTCCTCCGGATCTCCCCATCACTTCTCCAGCGGAGCTCTGAGCTGCACCATGGCGGCCCAGAACCAGGCAGAGATAgaccatcaccaccacctctACTCCCCCCCGCCTCCCTACTCCACGGGCTGCGGGGAGGTCTACCAGGACCCCTCGGcgttcctctccacctccacctgccCCATCGCCTCCTACCCGCCGCCCTCCTACTCCTCGCCCAAACCGCCAAGCACTTCAGACGCGCAGGGGATTTTCCCAATCATCCCCGACTACTCGGGCTTCTTCCAGCCGGCCTGCCAGCGGGACATGCAGGCGGCGGGCATCCCGGACCGGAAACCGTTCGGCCCGTGCCCGCTCGACACATTCCGCGTCCCCCCGCCCCTGACCCCGCTGAACACTATCAGGAACTTTACGCTGGGAGGTCCGGGTGGTAGTGGCTCCGAGGGAGGGCCGCCGAGGCTTCCCTCTGCATACAGCCCACAGAACCTGCCCCTGCGGCCGATCCTGCGGCCCAGAAAGTACCCGAACCGACCCAGCAAGACGCCCATCCATGAGCGGCCATACCCATGCCCTGCAGAGGGCTGCGACCGACGCTTCTCCCGCTCCGACGAGCTGACCAGACACATCCGGATCCACACGGGACACAAGCCGTTCCAGTGCAGGATCTGTATGCGCAACTTCAGCCGCAGCGACCACCTCACCACGCACATCCGGACGCACACCGGGGAGAAGCCGTTCGCCTGTGACTTCTGCGGCCGCAAGTTCGCCAGGAGCGACGAGAGGAAGCGGCACACTAAGATCCACCTGaggcagaaggagaggaagtCCTCCACCGTTTCCTCCTCGTCGTCATCTTCGTCAGCCAGCTCCGGTCTGGAGCGAGTGTCCGGGGGCATCAGCGCAGCCAACGGGATTTGTTCATAG